The Desulfuromonas sp. genomic interval AAGAGATTAAAGGAGGCTATGAGATTAAACTGCCCGGCAACGTCCGCGCCTTCTGCCCTTTTTCACAGATCGGCCTGCGCCGACCAGACAACCCGGAAGCTATCATCGAACAGAGCATTTCCTTTAAAATTACACAATTCGAAGAGAACGGCCGCAACATCGTGGTTTCACACCGGATCATTGAGGAAGAAGAGGCACGCCAACAACGAGAGCTGCTACGGGAGTCGCTCAAGGAGGGCGACCGGATCACCGGCACCGTCACCTCGATCCGTGATTTCGGCGCCTTTATTGATATCGGTGGCCTCGAAGGCTTGCTTCCGATTTCCGAGATCGCCTACGGTCGGGTCGAAAACATCAATGATGAGCTAGAAGTCGGTCAGCAGCTCGAGCTGGCGGTCAAACGCCTCGACTGGGAAGAAAACAAGTTCTCCTTCAGCCTGCGCGACACCCTGGCTGATCCATGGAGCCAGATTGAAAAAACATATAAAAACGGAGACCAGGTCACCGGCAAGGTCACCCGACTTGCTCCTTTTGGTGCTTTCGTTGCTCTCGGTGATGGTGTCGACGGGCTGGTCCACATCTCGAAACTAGGTCAGGGCAAGCATATCAAACACCCGAAAGAAGTGACCGATGTCGGCCGGACCCTGAATATCACCATTGAAAAAATAGACGTCGAACAAAAAAGGATATCTCTGACCTTGACCGGCGAAGAAGAAGAGACCGGGGACTCATCCTACACAGATGAGCCATCAGCCGGTTCCGGCATGGGAACCTTTGCCGACCTGCTCAAAACAGCCCAGGACAAGAAAAACAAGAAATAA includes:
- a CDS encoding 30S ribosomal protein S1 gives rise to the protein MINDDEEMNEEENFAEMLEQSMGKTVQLKLGQKTDAKVLQIGAEWAFLDVGQKGEGVIDVRELHDAEGNLTVAEGDIISAYFMSRQGGELRFTTRIGGGGSAGTAQLEEAWRSGIPVDGRVEKEIKGGYEIKLPGNVRAFCPFSQIGLRRPDNPEAIIEQSISFKITQFEENGRNIVVSHRIIEEEEARQQRELLRESLKEGDRITGTVTSIRDFGAFIDIGGLEGLLPISEIAYGRVENINDELEVGQQLELAVKRLDWEENKFSFSLRDTLADPWSQIEKTYKNGDQVTGKVTRLAPFGAFVALGDGVDGLVHISKLGQGKHIKHPKEVTDVGRTLNITIEKIDVEQKRISLTLTGEEEETGDSSYTDEPSAGSGMGTFADLLKTAQDKKNKK